The nucleotide window GACGAACTGATTCCCGTCGGCGGAATCCGCCGCTGACTGAAGGGAGGTTCCGTCATCCATACTCGGCTGTATCGCCAGTCGGAGGGCCACGCGGGTAAGTTACAGGATGAACCGAGTGTTCGTCCCGACAGAAACCACCGATCGCTGACACCACCGCTGCCGTTCGGTCTCAGTTGACATCGATGATTTCGACGTCGAACGTCAGCGTTTCGCCGGCGAGGCGCGGGTTGAAGTCCACTCGGACGACCTCCTCATCGACGTGGACGACTTCGCCTTGGCTGCCGTTCTGGGCTTCGAGATAGGTGCCCTCCTCGGGCGTCTGCCCGCCGAGCATCTCTGTGAGCTCCTCAGTTTCGAACTCCTGAATCTGGTCGTCACTGGGCTCGCCGTAGGCCTTCTCCGGCGGGATCGTCAGCGTTTCTGTCTCCCCAGCTTCGAGGCCGATCAGTCCCTCTTCCATCCCTTCGATGACCTGCTCGTCACCGATTTCGACTGTCAGCGGGGCGTATTCTCGATCAGGCTGCGCCTCGGCGAGGCCAGTCTCCTCGGCGACGGATTCTCGGGAGGTGTCGAACACTGTGTCATTGTCAAGCCGTCCCGTGTACTCGAGGGTCACAGAATCGCCAGTAGCTATCGTCATACGAACACGAGAAGCGCCACACGGAAAGTCTGTTGTATCGAGCGAACAGAGCCGTTGGTTTTAAACAATCAAGAAAATTCAGATTTGCGCAGACAAAAATGATATAGGATTAAATACAGACAGCTATGTCGCATAACTGTGCTTGGTTAATTGTGTTTTACGCCAATAAACTTATGTCATTGAAGGTGCTGTCAACGGACGAACTCGAATGAGCGAACGCGATCAGTCAAACGACCTCAGTCACTTGTTCACCGAGACCGTCCAAGAGACGATGGATAGCTCCGTCTATGGGGCATGGCGAGGTATCCGTGACTCCGGTGCCGTCCCGTTAGCTTTCGGTTTCCCGTACCCGGACTCGTTCCCGAATGACAAATTGGTCTCGGCGGCCGACTCACTCTTCGAGATTGAAGGTGATCGAGCGCTCCAGTACGCAGGCGGCGAGTATGCCGACGCCCTTCCGGAGTTGATCGTCGATCAGGCCCGCGACCGCGGGATGGACTGTACGACCGATGAGATCCATCTAACGAACGGCGCAACGAATGCGATTGACACGGTGTGCCAGACGTTCCTTGATCCCGGTGATACGGTGATTGTCGAGGCGCCTACGTTCATGGGTGCGCTCCGACTCTTTCGCAACTACGGAGTCGATATTGACGATGTGGAGATGGACGAGGCGGGGCTCGACATCGAGGCGCTGGCCGCTGACCTTGCTGTGCGCGAAGCGGCCGGCGACCCCCTCCCGAAGCTTTTGTACACGATCCCCAACTTCCACAACCCGACAGGAGTGACTCTCACAGAAGAGCGACGCGAGCGCCTGATCGAACTGGCAGTGCGATACGATTTCCTGATTCTTGCAGACGACCCGTACGGCCAACTCCGATACGACGGTGCCGAACCACTGCCGATCCGGGCACTCGACGAGACGGGCAGAACAATCCGGGTCAACACCTTCTCGAAAACGATTGCCCCGGGCGTCAGGACCGGCTGGATCGTCGCCGAGGAGTCGTTTGTTAAACAGTTTGATCGTATCAACGCAGGCGGAGAACCTAGCTTCACACGGGGGCTCATCACCCGCTACGCGGAAGATGGACGGCTTGATCGAGCGATAGAGGAGCTGTCGGCAGGCTATCGGAAGCGGCGGGA belongs to Halorubrum sp. DM2 and includes:
- a CDS encoding FKBP-type peptidyl-prolyl cis-trans isomerase, coding for MTIATGDSVTLEYTGRLDNDTVFDTSRESVAEETGLAEAQPDREYAPLTVEIGDEQVIEGMEEGLIGLEAGETETLTIPPEKAYGEPSDDQIQEFETEELTEMLGGQTPEEGTYLEAQNGSQGEVVHVDEEVVRVDFNPRLAGETLTFDVEIIDVN
- a CDS encoding PLP-dependent aminotransferase family protein; its protein translation is MSERDQSNDLSHLFTETVQETMDSSVYGAWRGIRDSGAVPLAFGFPYPDSFPNDKLVSAADSLFEIEGDRALQYAGGEYADALPELIVDQARDRGMDCTTDEIHLTNGATNAIDTVCQTFLDPGDTVIVEAPTFMGALRLFRNYGVDIDDVEMDEAGLDIEALAADLAVREAAGDPLPKLLYTIPNFHNPTGVTLTEERRERLIELAVRYDFLILADDPYGQLRYDGAEPLPIRALDETGRTIRVNTFSKTIAPGVRTGWIVAEESFVKQFDRINAGGEPSFTRGLITRYAEDGRLDRAIEELSAGYRKRRDRMLESLEERMPPGTTWSEPNGGFFVWVEFPDGVDAERMLSGAIDEGVTYLPGSFFYTTDTGTRNARLSFSHASPAEIDEGIAALAATVRAEISRAEADD